The Pelobates fuscus isolate aPelFus1 chromosome 2, aPelFus1.pri, whole genome shotgun sequence genome has a segment encoding these proteins:
- the SLC30A1 gene encoding proton-coupled zinc antiporter SLC30A1 isoform X1, translating to MWESKRVRLLCMLGLTFVFFVVEVVVSRITGSLAMLSDSFHMLSDVIALLVGLIAVRFAQKTRSTDKNTFGWIRAGVMGALVNAIFLTALCFTIVLEAVERFTEPQALEQPMVVIGVGAGGLLINLIGLCMFRDGAAHGHGHSHGGGSGGEAAGGHGHSHGPRKAHRNRDRSAGDGAAIDREETNILVENCGNSHGLTGDGVISKHADSLAEITIDHRSNGNVENNSAEISEDGTQLNMRGVFLHVLGDALGSVIVVVNAFVFYMVFNPCPEDGNCINPCVNNHCLDHKEVNHSLPSVLNNTFEEPLLLAGPCWVMYLDPSLCVIMVCILLYTTYPLLKESALILLQTVPKQIDISSLKQKLKKIEGVEAVHELHVWQLAESRIIATAHIKCKDPTAYMDVAKRIKDFFHDEGIHATTIQPEFSSVESGSRISLCELSCRTQCAPKQCCGSTEKGVSGKKSSGGTSALPSLGMISESPEHKTKRTNTSEKSTNELKIDVDSTV from the exons ATGTGGGAGTCCAAGCGGGTGCGGCTGCTGTGCATGCTGGGCCTGACCTTCGTGTTCTtcgtggtggaggtggtggtgagCCGGATCACGGGCTCGCTGGCCATGCTCTCCGACTCCTTCCACATGCTGTCCGATGTCATCGCGCTGCTGGTCGGCCTGATCGCCGTGCGCTTCGCCCAGAAGACCCGCTCCACCGACAAGAACACGTTCGGCTGGATCCGGGCCGGGGTGATGGGGGCCCTGGTCAACGCCATCTTCCTCACCGCCCTGTGCTTCACCATCGTGCTGGAGGCCGTCGAGCGCTTCACCGAGCCGCAGGCCCTCGAGCAGCCCATGGTGGTGATCGGAGTGGGTGCCGGCGGGCTGCTCATTAACCTGATCGGGCTCTGCATGTTCCGGGACGGGGCCGCACACGGACACGGACACTCTCACGGCGGGGGGAGCGGAGGAGAGGCGGCGGGGGGGCACGGTCACTCGCACGGCCCCCGGAAAGCTCACAGGAACCGGGACCGCTCGGCCGGGGATGGAGCCGCCATAGACCGGGAGGAGACCAACATCTTGGTGGAGAACTGCGGGAATTCGCACGGCCTGACTGGGGACGGTGTGATCAGCAAGCACG cagattcattggctgagatcacaatAGATCACCGCTCGAATGGCAATGTGGAAAATAACTCTGCTGAAATCAGCGAAGATGGTACGCAGCTGAACATGCGTGGCGTATTTCTGCATGTTCTTGGTGATGCATTGGGTTCTGTTATTGTGGTGGTGAATGCCTTTGTTTTTTACATGGTTTTTAACCCTTGCCCAGAAGATGGAAACTGCATAAACCCATGTGTTAATAACCATTGCTTAGATCACAAAGAAGTAAATCATAGTCTTCCAAGTGTGCTGAATAACACCTTTGAAGAACCACTTCTCCTTGCTGGACCTTGTTGGGTCATGTACCTAGATCCCTCGTTGTGTGTCATCATGGTGTGCATACTTTTGTACACAACCTACCCACTTTTGAAGGAGTCTGCCCTTATTCTTCTGCAAACTGTTCCTAAACAGATTGATATTTCTTCCTTGAAACAAAAGCTTAAGAAAATAGAAGGGGTTGAAGCTGTGCATGAGCTTCATGTATGGCAGTTGGCAGAAAGTCGTATCATAGCCACAGCACACATAAAGTGTAAGGACCCTACTGCTTACATGGATGTGGCCAAGCGCATCAAAGACTTTTTTCACGATGAAGGAATCCATGCTACTACCATTCAGCCTGAATTCTCAAGTGTAGAGTCTGGATCTAGAATATCCTTATGTGAGTTATCGTGCAGGACTCAGTGTGCGCCAAAGCAGTGTTGTGGTAGCACGGAAAAAGGGGTGTCTGGGAAGAAATCCAGCGGGGGGACATCAGCCCTTCCCAGCTTGGGAATGATTAGTGAATCTCCTGAGCACAAAACAAAGCGAACTAATACTTCTGAGAAGTCAACTAATGAATTGAAAATAGATGTGGACTCCACCGTTTGA
- the SLC30A1 gene encoding proton-coupled zinc antiporter SLC30A1 isoform X2, protein MWESKRVRLLCMLGLTFVFFVVEVVVSRITGSLAMLSDSFHMLSDVIALLVGLIAVRFAQKTRSTDKNTFGWIRAGVMGALVNAIFLTALCFTIVLEAVERFTEPQALEQPMVVIGVGAGGLLINLIGLCMFRDGAAHGHGHSHGGGSGGEAAGGHGHSHGPRKAHRNRDRSAGDGAAIDREETNILVENCGNSHGLTGDGVISKHDSLAEITIDHRSNGNVENNSAEISEDGTQLNMRGVFLHVLGDALGSVIVVVNAFVFYMVFNPCPEDGNCINPCVNNHCLDHKEVNHSLPSVLNNTFEEPLLLAGPCWVMYLDPSLCVIMVCILLYTTYPLLKESALILLQTVPKQIDISSLKQKLKKIEGVEAVHELHVWQLAESRIIATAHIKCKDPTAYMDVAKRIKDFFHDEGIHATTIQPEFSSVESGSRISLCELSCRTQCAPKQCCGSTEKGVSGKKSSGGTSALPSLGMISESPEHKTKRTNTSEKSTNELKIDVDSTV, encoded by the exons ATGTGGGAGTCCAAGCGGGTGCGGCTGCTGTGCATGCTGGGCCTGACCTTCGTGTTCTtcgtggtggaggtggtggtgagCCGGATCACGGGCTCGCTGGCCATGCTCTCCGACTCCTTCCACATGCTGTCCGATGTCATCGCGCTGCTGGTCGGCCTGATCGCCGTGCGCTTCGCCCAGAAGACCCGCTCCACCGACAAGAACACGTTCGGCTGGATCCGGGCCGGGGTGATGGGGGCCCTGGTCAACGCCATCTTCCTCACCGCCCTGTGCTTCACCATCGTGCTGGAGGCCGTCGAGCGCTTCACCGAGCCGCAGGCCCTCGAGCAGCCCATGGTGGTGATCGGAGTGGGTGCCGGCGGGCTGCTCATTAACCTGATCGGGCTCTGCATGTTCCGGGACGGGGCCGCACACGGACACGGACACTCTCACGGCGGGGGGAGCGGAGGAGAGGCGGCGGGGGGGCACGGTCACTCGCACGGCCCCCGGAAAGCTCACAGGAACCGGGACCGCTCGGCCGGGGATGGAGCCGCCATAGACCGGGAGGAGACCAACATCTTGGTGGAGAACTGCGGGAATTCGCACGGCCTGACTGGGGACGGTGTGATCAGCAAGCACG attcattggctgagatcacaatAGATCACCGCTCGAATGGCAATGTGGAAAATAACTCTGCTGAAATCAGCGAAGATGGTACGCAGCTGAACATGCGTGGCGTATTTCTGCATGTTCTTGGTGATGCATTGGGTTCTGTTATTGTGGTGGTGAATGCCTTTGTTTTTTACATGGTTTTTAACCCTTGCCCAGAAGATGGAAACTGCATAAACCCATGTGTTAATAACCATTGCTTAGATCACAAAGAAGTAAATCATAGTCTTCCAAGTGTGCTGAATAACACCTTTGAAGAACCACTTCTCCTTGCTGGACCTTGTTGGGTCATGTACCTAGATCCCTCGTTGTGTGTCATCATGGTGTGCATACTTTTGTACACAACCTACCCACTTTTGAAGGAGTCTGCCCTTATTCTTCTGCAAACTGTTCCTAAACAGATTGATATTTCTTCCTTGAAACAAAAGCTTAAGAAAATAGAAGGGGTTGAAGCTGTGCATGAGCTTCATGTATGGCAGTTGGCAGAAAGTCGTATCATAGCCACAGCACACATAAAGTGTAAGGACCCTACTGCTTACATGGATGTGGCCAAGCGCATCAAAGACTTTTTTCACGATGAAGGAATCCATGCTACTACCATTCAGCCTGAATTCTCAAGTGTAGAGTCTGGATCTAGAATATCCTTATGTGAGTTATCGTGCAGGACTCAGTGTGCGCCAAAGCAGTGTTGTGGTAGCACGGAAAAAGGGGTGTCTGGGAAGAAATCCAGCGGGGGGACATCAGCCCTTCCCAGCTTGGGAATGATTAGTGAATCTCCTGAGCACAAAACAAAGCGAACTAATACTTCTGAGAAGTCAACTAATGAATTGAAAATAGATGTGGACTCCACCGTTTGA